The following proteins are encoded in a genomic region of Polyodon spathula isolate WHYD16114869_AA chromosome 38, ASM1765450v1, whole genome shotgun sequence:
- the LOC121304467 gene encoding hemagglutinin/amebocyte aggregation factor-like isoform X3, with translation MKKILFLVFAVLQVHGKDLRWVNNYDQPFNFLCPTSQSIKTISSVHNNKHEDRLWDFTCGATFDGYPSCSLSSYVNGFDAAFDYTCPGDSVMSGMSSYHENRHEDRRWQFYCCGMAGFRKEHCSWSNYVNSFDEAFTFNVPLYHYLAGVSSYHENKHEDRRWRYLLCTKKA, from the exons ATGAAGAAAATCCTTTTCCTCGTCTTTGCTGTTTTACAGGTCCATGGCAAGG ATCTACGATGGGTTAATAATTATGATCAGCCTTTCAATTTCCTTTGCCCAACGTCCCAGTCGATAAAAACAATAAGCAG TGTTCACAATAATAAGCATGAGGACCGCTTGTGGGATTTCACATGTGGAGCTACTTTTGATGGGTACCCAAGTTGTTCCTTGAGTAGTTATGTGAATGGTTTTGATGCAGCCTTTGATTACACCTGTCCAGGTGACTCTGTTATGTCTGGGATGAGCAGTTATCATGAGAACCGTCATGAAGACAGAag GTGGCAGTTTTACTGTTGCGGGATGGCGGGGTTCCGCAAAGAGCACTGCTCCTGGTCCAACTATGTCAATAGCTTTGATGAAGCCTTTACCTTCAATGTTCCACTGTACCATTACCTTGCAGGAGTTTCAAGCTACCATGAGAATAAACATGA GGATCGCCGTTGGCGCTATCTGCTCTGTACAAAAAAGGCATGA
- the LOC121304466 gene encoding hemagglutinin/amebocyte aggregation factor-like produces the protein MKKILFLVFAVLQVHGKAVDFTQETEADPQPSDKETLPERDLRCVNSYDQPFRFLCPMKQSIKTIKSVYNNDYGDRVWTFTCGATFYGYPTCSWSAYMNNFEQDFHYYCPGESFISGIHSYYENRYKDRRWQFYCCGMSGVSRRNCYWTNYVNQFDEAFLWAVPDKYYIAAVSSYFVSSYKDRRWRYLLCTK, from the exons ATGAAGAAAATCCTTTTCCTCGTCTTTGCTGTTTTACAGGTCCATGGCAAGG cTGTTGATTTCACTCAGGAAACTGAAGCCGATCCCCAACCCTCTGACAAGGAGACCCTGCCCGAGAGAG ATCTACGATGCGTTAATAGTTATGATCAGCCTTTCAGGTTCCTTTGCCCAATGAAGCAGTcgataaaaacaataaagag TGTTTACAACAATGACTATGGAGACCGCGTGTGGACTTTCACATGTGGAGCTACTTTTTATGGGTACCCAACTTGTTCCTGGAGTGCTTACATGAATAATTTTGAACAAGACTTTCATTACTACTGTCCTGGTGAATCTTTTATATCTGGGATTCACAGTTATTATGAGAACCGTTATAAAGACAGAag GTGGCAGTTTTACTGTTGCGGGATGTCTGGGGTCAGCAGAAGAAACTGCTACTGGACCAACTACGTCAATCAATTTGATGAAGCCTTTCTCTGGGCTGTTCCAGACAAGTATTACATTGCAGCAGTTTCAAGCTACTTTGTGAGTAGTTACAA GGATCGCCGTTGGCGCTATCTGCTCTGTACAAAATAG
- the LOC121304611 gene encoding ribonuclease T2-A-like, with protein MSLLKCSLFIVVLLNSTFHSLLVNSVRCSGTPSSILLTQRWAKTECKDPNLKGNPACNSNKWTLHGLWPDKVKVIDADPLTDDFFNTFENYQQIMRTDWTFLGSADQNTYIRETKKFWNHEWMKHGYCAKDFIGSDQPKPYFEKALELYRSEDLLSRLTSSGIKPRDDKTYQEYEVSISDIITHFVYHCKSFKVDVLSNIISLDIVMKSNCPHTPSVQNRERGSCLIKEYARI; from the exons ATGTCCCTGCTGAAGTGCTCCCTGTTCATTGTGGTTCTCCTCAACTCTACCTTTCACAGCTTGCTTGTGAACAGTGTGCGTTGCAGTGG AACTCCTTCGTCGATACTTCTGACCCAGCGCTGGGCCAAGACAGAATGCAAAGACCCG AATCTGAAAGGCAATCCAGCATGCAACTCGAATAAATGGACTCTTCATGGACTGTG GCCTGATAAAGTGAAAGTAATTGATGCAGATCCATTGACAGACGACTTCTTTAATACATTTGAG AATTATCAGCAAATCATGAGGACAGACTGGACATTTTTGGGCAGCGCTGATCAAAATACTTACATACGTGAAACCAAAAAATTCTG GAATCATGAATGGATGAAACATGGATATTGCGCCAAGGACTTCATTGGATCTGATCAGCCAAAGCCGTACTTTGAGAAAGCTTTGGAACTTTACCGCTCAGAAGATCTTCTCAG CCGTTTGACTTCCAGTGGTATTAAACCAAGAGATGATAAAACTTACCAAGAGTATGAGGTAAGCATATCAGACATCATAACCCATTTTGTATATCACTGTAAATCATTCAAAGTTGATGTTCTGTCAAACATTATCTCTTTGGATATTGTTATGAAATCAAACTGCCCCCACACCCCCTCAGTACAGAACAGAGAGAGGGGGTCTTGCCTGATAAAGGAATATGCTCGTATCTAG